The genomic region ATCATCATTTTTATAAAAAAAAAATAGTTTTTTTCTACAAAATTTTAATAATATTGAAGATAAACTAATATCTTATTTTATTAGAAAAATTATTATATAAAAATAATATTATCGTAGTTGTACTGATGTCGAATATCCAACTATGTAAAAAAAAATTACAAAAATATTACTAATATTTATCAAATATTGATTACGGATGCTAATGCAATATTAAATTTCGATCCTTCTACAATAGTTATAGAGTAAATTTTTCTATTTTATCCTAGTTTTTTTTTATTTCATTATACCGAATAGCTCATCAATTATGAATTTTAAAAATATCAATCATTCCAAGAATGATAACTGAATATATTCATAAATCATATATATAGAAATTACTTTATAATAAAAAAAATATGCTTTTTTAGTACATTTTATTATTTTTCATAATACAAAAATTTTATTGATCAAAATAATAAGTGGAATAAATTTATGAACACTCAATATATTTTGTTTATATATATATATATATATATTCATAAATTATATCATAATTATAGATAATTTAATAATTAATAATAAATAAAAAGAATATTTACATAAATAAATCGATAGTCACTGTAAAAAAAATCTCCAATTTCTATGCATAAAGTATATATAAATACTTTTTATTATATATTCTTTATAATTGCAAAAATATGATAAAAAAAATTATTTTATATATTAAAATCCTAATTTTTTTTCATTTATATTTTTTTAACTAGAATAAAATGTTATCTGAATCAAAAAATAAAATATTTGTAGAATTAATAAAAAATTCTTCTAAAGAAGAAATTATTTGGATGTATGGATATATATCTGGAATATTACCTTATTTTCAAAAAAATTTAAAAGAATTTAAAAAAAATCAAGATACAATTACACTTGTATATGGAACAGAAACCGGAAATGCTAAAAATTTAGCTTTTTCTATTGTAGAAAAAGCTAAAAAAGAAAAAATTCAAATTAAATTAATAAGTTTAGATCAATATAATTTTATAGATTTAAAAAAAGAAAATTATTTTTTTATAATTATTAGCACATATGGAACAGGAGAACCTCCTTCATCCGCAAAATCTTTTTTTAATTTTATTTTTCAAGAAAAAAATCTTCGTTTAGAGAATATGAAATATGGTGTATTAGCATTAGGAAATAGTACATATTCTTTTTTTTGTAAAGCTGGTGAGGATTTAGATAAACGTTTATATGAAATGGGTGCAGATAGAAAAATACCATTATATAAATGTGATGTTGATTTTGAATCAAAATCAGAAAGTTGGTTTTTAAATTTTTTGAAAATATTTCAAATAAAAAAATTGGAAAAAAATATTTTAAAAAAAAATGAGGTAAAAAAAAAAATTCATGGAAAAATTTTGACTAATATACTTTTAAATGATAAAAAAAAAGGATCTAATAAAGAAATTCATCATATTGAAATTTTAATAAAAAATAATGAATTGGATAAAAATGATTATTCTCCAGGAGATTCTATAGCTATTATAGCAGAAAATTCTAAATATGAAGTAAAAAAAATTATAAATATTATCCAAAATAAAGATATTTTAGATAATTCAAATGAATTAAAAATGCTTTTTGATTTATTGAAAAAAATTAAATATTTTTTATTTATCGATAAATATGTTAAAAAAATATTCTATTTTAGTAGGAAAAATATTCCTAATAATAAAGAATGGAATTTTTTTGATCTTTTAAAAGAATTTCCTATAAAAAATAAAATTCTGTTAAAAGATTTAGTTAAAATAATGGATCCTATAAAACCTAGATTATATTCTATTTCTTCTTCTCCTAAAGTTCATCATTCTGAAATACATATTACAGTATCACGTCATCGTTTTCAAAAATATGGTATAATTAAATATGGATTTTGTTCTAATTTTATTTCTAAATTAAAAGTAGAAGATGATTTATTTTTTTATATACACAAAAATCATTTATTTAAGTTACCAAAATCTAATAAGGATATTATCCTTATTGGCACTGGTACTGGAATAGCCCCTTTTCGTTCTTTTTTATATGAAAGAGAATTTATAGGAGCAACCGGTAGAAATTGGCTTTTTTTTGGAGACCAATATTTTTATACGGATTTTTTATATCAAAAAGAAATACAAAATTGGAAAAAAAATGGAATACTACATCATGTAAGTCTTGCTTTTTCTAGAGATCAAAAAGATAAAATATATGTACAGAATAAAATATGGGAAAATAGAAAAGAATTTTTTTCATGGATAGAAAATGGGGCTTATATATATGTTTGTGGAAAAAAAAAACCTATGAGTATAGATGTTGAAACCACTATATATCGTATAATAAAAGAAGTTGGTGGATATTCTACAACAGAATTTTTTGTAAAAAAAATGATAGAGAATGGACGTTATTTAAAAGATGTATACTAATTTTTTTTACAAAAAATTTATTTTGATAATTAAATTGATTAATAATATGAAAAAATATAGTTTTTTATGGAAAAAATAATCTTTATTGGAGTTGGATCAAGAAGGTAACCTTTTGAATAAATTTTATAAATTCTAATTTTTATTTTGAAGAAATATATAAATTTTTTTTTAAAAAAATAATTTTTTCTACTATTTTTTTTTCCATTTTATATTTTGACTCTTTAGTCCATCCAGCTATATGAGGGGTTAAAATTACTTTATCGGAATGAATAAGATAAAAAAAATCTTTTGAAAGTTTACGGTGATAAAAAAAATCTTCAAAAGAAGATTTTTCATATTTTAATACATCTAAACAGGCTCCATATATTTTTCCATTTTTTAAGGCCATTACTAAATGGTCGATAAGTACACATCCTCCCCGAGATGTATTAATTAAATAAAAAGGTTTATAAAAATTTTTTATAAATCTTTCGTTAACCATTCCCTTAGTATTTTTTGTATAAGGGACATGTAAACTAATTATATCCGATTTTATAAAAATTGTTTGCATATTTACTTGTTTTGCATAAATATCTCCTACTTTAGGAAGTATATCATAACAAAATATTTTAGTTTCAAAACCGGAAAGTTTTTTAGCGAAGGCCTTTCCAGTATTACCATATCCAATAATTCCTATAGTTTTCCCCATTATTTCTGTTCCTCTATTATCTTCTCTATTCCACATACCTTTTTTAATTTCTTGATTAGAACGAATAATATGATTCATTATAGATAAAAGCATAGCTATAGCATGTTCTGCAACTGCATCTTTATTACCTTCTGGAGAAGAAATTATAGTAATCCCTTTTTTGAAAGCATAATTTTGATCTATATTTTCTATTCCAGATCCTATACGAGCTATAAATTTTATATTTATAGCCTTTTTAATTAATTTTTTATTTATTTTTAATCGACTTCTTAAAATAATTCCATCATATATAGATATAATTTTTAAAATTTTTTCTATAGGATCATAGTAATTTTCATCACAAATAATTCCTTCTTTTTTTAATTTATATATAATAAAAGGATGATTTTTATCTAAAATTAAAATTTTTTTTATCATATATTGATTAATAATAAGCTATTATTTAGTTATCAAAATTTATAGTTTTTTCAGTATTGACACTTTCATCAAGTTCAAGAATATTTTTTAAATTATTTTCATTTTCACTATTTTCTTCACATTCCTCCCAATTATATTTGGAATTTTTTTGTTTATGAAAAATTAATTTTTCATGATATACAAGATTTGGATCATTATATAGACTTTTCATATAATAAGCCCATATAGGTAATGCCATATTTGCTCCTTGTCCTAATTTTATATTTTCAAAATGAGCAAATCTATCTTCCCAACCTACCCAAACTCCAGTAGTTAAATTAGGAATCATACCTATAAACCATCCATCTGAATTTTCATTAGTAGTACCCGTTTTTCCTGCAATATTATCTAAAAAAAAATTATACTTATGTAATCTTTTAGCCGTCCCATACTTTACTACTCCTTCCATTAATTTTAACATCATATATGCCACTTCTTCACTAAATACTTGTCTTTTACTAAGATCTATTCGTTCTTTAATTAGTTTTCCATATTTATCCTCTATTTTTACTAAAATACTGGGTTTTATATAAAAACCATAATTAGTAAACGTATTAAAAGCTCCAGTCATTTCATATAAAGTTAAATCAGAAGATCCAAGAGCTATAGATGGATGTTCAGGTATCATGGATACTATCCCCATATTTTTTGCCAAATCTATTACTGGACCTGGAGTAATTTTTGCTATAAGCCTAGCAGAAATAGTATTAACGGATAATGCTAATCCATCTTTTAAAGTAAGTGACCCTCCATATTTTCCATTTGAATTTCTAGGACTCCATTTTCCTAAATGAAATTTTTCATTTGATATTTTTGTGCAAGGATTATAATGTAATTCCTTAATTGCTGCAGCATATAAAATTGGCTTAAATATAGAACCAACTTGCCGTTTTGTTTTAGCAACATGATCATATTGAAAATAATTAAAATCTATCCCCCCAACCCATGCTTTTATATATCCTGTATAAGGTTCTATAGATAACATACCTGCTTGAATAATACTCTTTTGATAACGAATAAAATCCCATGTTGATATCAATACCTTTTTGGATCCACTCCAGGTAAATATTTTTGTAGGTTTTGGTTTTTTTAATTCTTTTATAATTTTTTCCTCTTTCATTCCTTTTTGTTTAAGATCTTGATAAAGTTTTGTTCTATGTATGGCCGATAAGAAAATTCTATTTGTTTTTTCTGGAGTAATATTTAAAAATGGAGCATTTTTATTTTTTTTTTGAGAATTATTAAATAAAATTTGTAATTTACTAAGATGTTGTTTTACAGATTTTTCTGCATAATATTGCATTTTAGAATCAATAGATGTATATATTTTTAATCCACTAGAATAAAGATTTAGTTTTTCTCCAGTTTCTTTTTCATGGTCATTTAATGATTCTTGAATTTCTTTTTTCAAAAATTCACCATAATAAGTTAATAATTCAAAATTTTTTTTTTGCATTTTAAAATTTATTTTTACAGATTTTTTCAATTCTTTTTGATATTTATATTCATTTAATAAATCATATTTTCTCATTTGAGATAAAACTAAATTTTTTTGTTTTTTTGCTCTATAAGGATAAATTTTTGGATTATATAATGAAGGATTTTCTAACATACCAACTAACGTAGCACATTCACCCAAATTAAGTTCAGAAGCATTTTTATTAAAGTAAGTATGAGCTGCAGTTTCAATTCCTTTTGCATTATATAAAAAATCAAATTTATTATAATACATAGTAATAATTTCTTCTTTTGTATAACGTTTTTCTAATTCAATAGCCATCACCCATTCTAAAAGTTTTTGATGCATTCTTTGTAACTTATTTTTTGCAGATGGACCTGTAAAAAGTAGTTTAGCTAATTGTTGAGAAATAGTACTCCCACCTCCTTTTTTACCTAGAGAAATAATAGCTCTAAGAATAGATTTAGCATCAATTCCAGAATGATATTTAAAACGAATATCTTCCTTGGCTATGAGAGCATTAATAAGATTTTTTGGAAGTTTTTTATAAGTAATTAGAGTTCTATTTTCTGAAAAAAATTTTCCTAATAAAATTCCATTGGAATCATATATTTCCGATCCTATTTCCATTGTAGGATTTTCTATATTTTTAGTACTTGGTAAAGTACCTAAATAACCTTTAGAAGCTGCATAAAATATTAAAAAAATAGAAAAAATTCCTAAAAAAAAGAAAAACCAAAAATAAAAAATAAATTTACGAAAATAAAAACTAATTTTTTTTCTTTTTTTAGTATACACTTAAAAGAATTCTTTTTTTATTTGCATAATCTAAATTTTAGAATCATCTATTTATTTTTTATAGATTAATCTTTAAACGTTAATTCTGTTTTTTGAATGACATTAATTGTGGATAATTCCTCTAGAGGAGCCCCCTTTTGATTTTTTCTATTTTTTTCTAAAATTTCTTTAATTTTTTTTATTTCTATTATGAACCAAGTATTTGGATTTTTAATATAAGAAAACCACATTCGTTTTTTGAATACGTCAATCTTCATACATTGTGCAATTCCTTTCTCTGTATGTATTTTACTATTAATATCTGGAAAATCTTTTATCGATAATAAATAAGTGTCTAATTCATAATTTAAACAACATTTCAATTTACTGCATTGTCCAGTTAATTTTTCTATATTTATAGAAAGTTGTTGATATCTAGCTGAATTTGTCGTAACACTTTTAAAATTTTTTAACCAAGTAGAACAACATAGTTCTCTACCACAAGTGCCTATCCCTCCGATTTTTGCAGATTCTTGTCTATATCCTATTTGTTTCATTTCTATACGAATACGAAATGATAAAGCCAATCTTTTAATTAATTTTCTAAAATCAATTCTATTT from Blattabacterium sp. (Cryptocercus punctulatus) str. Cpu harbors:
- a CDS encoding sulfite reductase flavoprotein subunit alpha → MLSESKNKIFVELIKNSSKEEIIWMYGYISGILPYFQKNLKEFKKNQDTITLVYGTETGNAKNLAFSIVEKAKKEKIQIKLISLDQYNFIDLKKENYFFIIISTYGTGEPPSSAKSFFNFIFQEKNLRLENMKYGVLALGNSTYSFFCKAGEDLDKRLYEMGADRKIPLYKCDVDFESKSESWFLNFLKIFQIKKLEKNILKKNEVKKKIHGKILTNILLNDKKKGSNKEIHHIEILIKNNELDKNDYSPGDSIAIIAENSKYEVKKIINIIQNKDILDNSNELKMLFDLLKKIKYFLFIDKYVKKIFYFSRKNIPNNKEWNFFDLLKEFPIKNKILLKDLVKIMDPIKPRLYSISSSPKVHHSEIHITVSRHRFQKYGIIKYGFCSNFISKLKVEDDLFFYIHKNHLFKLPKSNKDIILIGTGTGIAPFRSFLYEREFIGATGRNWLFFGDQYFYTDFLYQKEIQNWKKNGILHHVSLAFSRDQKDKIYVQNKIWENRKEFFSWIENGAYIYVCGKKKPMSIDVETTIYRIIKEVGGYSTTEFFVKKMIENGRYLKDVY
- a CDS encoding NAD(P)-dependent oxidoreductase, which translates into the protein MIKKILILDKNHPFIIYKLKKEGIICDENYYDPIEKILKIISIYDGIILRSRLKINKKLIKKAINIKFIARIGSGIENIDQNYAFKKGITIISSPEGNKDAVAEHAIAMLLSIMNHIIRSNQEIKKGMWNREDNRGTEIMGKTIGIIGYGNTGKAFAKKLSGFETKIFCYDILPKVGDIYAKQVNMQTIFIKSDIISLHVPYTKNTKGMVNERFIKNFYKPFYLINTSRGGCVLIDHLVMALKNGKIYGACLDVLKYEKSSFEDFFYHRKLSKDFFYLIHSDKVILTPHIAGWTKESKYKMEKKIVEKIIFLKKNLYISSK
- a CDS encoding transglycosylase domain-containing protein, whose translation is MYTKKRKKISFYFRKFIFYFWFFFFLGIFSIFLIFYAASKGYLGTLPSTKNIENPTMEIGSEIYDSNGILLGKFFSENRTLITYKKLPKNLINALIAKEDIRFKYHSGIDAKSILRAIISLGKKGGGSTISQQLAKLLFTGPSAKNKLQRMHQKLLEWVMAIELEKRYTKEEIITMYYNKFDFLYNAKGIETAAHTYFNKNASELNLGECATLVGMLENPSLYNPKIYPYRAKKQKNLVLSQMRKYDLLNEYKYQKELKKSVKINFKMQKKNFELLTYYGEFLKKEIQESLNDHEKETGEKLNLYSSGLKIYTSIDSKMQYYAEKSVKQHLSKLQILFNNSQKKNKNAPFLNITPEKTNRIFLSAIHRTKLYQDLKQKGMKEEKIIKELKKPKPTKIFTWSGSKKVLISTWDFIRYQKSIIQAGMLSIEPYTGYIKAWVGGIDFNYFQYDHVAKTKRQVGSIFKPILYAAAIKELHYNPCTKISNEKFHLGKWSPRNSNGKYGGSLTLKDGLALSVNTISARLIAKITPGPVIDLAKNMGIVSMIPEHPSIALGSSDLTLYEMTGAFNTFTNYGFYIKPSILVKIEDKYGKLIKERIDLSKRQVFSEEVAYMMLKLMEGVVKYGTAKRLHKYNFFLDNIAGKTGTTNENSDGWFIGMIPNLTTGVWVGWEDRFAHFENIKLGQGANMALPIWAYYMKSLYNDPNLVYHEKLIFHKQKNSKYNWEECEENSENENNLKNILELDESVNTEKTINFDN
- a CDS encoding regulatory iron-sulfur-containing complex subunit RicT, whose protein sequence is MEKLCPGCLTNKCFINKENNISNKKQCLKLNVVDWLSNIKSPFGDEYDIVEVQFKNDRKEFFHNKDKIALCKGDFVTVESTSIGYDIGIVTLTGELVKLQIRNKNIYLSSLKIKKIYRKSTNIEINLWKSLKKKESIYLSKSKKIAKNLNLSMKICDVEYQGDGEKAIFYYTSENRIDFRKLIKRLALSFRIRIEMKQIGYRQESAKIGGIGTCGRELCCSTWLKNFKSVTTNSARYQQLSINIEKLTGQCSKLKCCLNYELDTYLLSIKDFPDINSKIHTEKGIAQCMKIDVFKKRMWFSYIKNPNTWFIIEIKKIKEILEKNRKNQKGAPLEELSTINVIQKTELTFKD